The Bombus pascuorum chromosome 4, iyBomPasc1.1, whole genome shotgun sequence genomic interval ATGTAAAGTTGACATCTCTTCTTCTGCTTCATTTAATTCAGATAAATAtgctttaatttgtttattttttatgtctAACTTTTTTTCAAGTTCTTCAATGATTtctgtttgtttttttataacaatttcattattcaCAATCTGACTGCATAAATCATTAATCTGCAcataatggaataaaatatcagTGTGATTTTTTACTTAACTAGAATTTcacattataattattagaGTTGTTTTTCTTATTGTGAAATATACCTGTATCTGCCTATCCTCTAATTTCTTTAacaatttctcaaattttgtGTTATTTTCCTGAGATAACTGTAACTTTTCTAACAAGTTCTCTATTTCGATagtttgtttttttaaatcagaTTTAAGTTGTTCATTTTCATATTGTAGACAACACTCTGTATCTCTCAATTTTTgtaattcaaatgaaatttgctGAACATAAGTAccactttctttttctgttttcagTTCTTTGTCAATGATGTCAAAatccaatttatatttttgtaattgtcTTTTCATATCTTCGTTTTctccaattaaaatttcaatttctgatTGCAAGTCATGTTCAtgtgataaatttttacattgttccgtattattatatgttaagTCACTCCAATCAAATATATCTTGAGTAGTGCAGTTTTTGTCTTTaacttctattttatattgacATCCTTTATCTTCAGTAATCTTTGTTTTATGTTCAATCTTCAACGTTTCTTTCCTAAATCAATTAACAGTACagtatttcttaaaatatatattatacttccacattaacaaaattctatattaaaatattaccttAATTCCAGCAATTTTCCTTCTGCTTCTTGCCATAACATTTTtgtgttcaaatatttactttcCAAGTAACATTTTGATTGTATTAAAGTATCTCtctgaaatgaaattaacgtATTTTGAACATAGTTTACAAGaatatatgtttatgaaataaaGCTTGTTATACCTCATTTTTTAGAGcttgaatttcatttactcGAGTTTCCAGTTGTtcctaaaaaatttatatttattaatagatacaattattaaaattaactctcttttaatatcttaatattaaaataaatattataaaaactaacagtaatttatatttagtttaataactatacagaaatataaaatgcaataaaacTCTGATAGTAAGAAATATatcatctttttattattaaaacaaatatgtGCAACAATTTTGATTCATTATCTACAGCAATATTTCGAATTCCTCTACCTGTatcgtttttaaaattgaataatatgtGATATGGATGAAACTAATAGCTGTGCTATTATCGTATTCCATACCACTAATTTTTTGTTGAAGATTGTGAATTGCGTCTCGTTGTAGCTCTAACAATTTATCTTGTTTAGCTGCCTATATAAAaggaatatattattataaatggcATTTAATTTcgcaaacaataaattatattcttaatagattaataaaattaattatagataAAGGAGTCTACTACACCTCTGCAAAACATTCATTATATTGACTTTGAGTTTCTTCTGCATACACTGTGAGTAAACGAATAgcttcaattttttcttcaaactGTAAATTACAGACTGTTCGATTGTTTTCCTACAAATAATACTTCAAAATGTGTAATAAGTTCATATTAACAACACCACTAAACACAAATGTTGCTTTTAAGTATCACAAGTCTTTATCAAGTCACACAATCAACTTCTACAACACTATATTTGAAACTaaacaagaaaattatatagtgttagttatttaaaattgttggTATGGtcaaaatatgaaacataataCATGCAAGTTATTTATTCAgttatttattgtaacaatAAACAGTGATAAACtttactaatatgtaatatattgttattattaatgagtataatttttgtatacagaaatacatatatttttattttaaaacaataagATATAGACttctaacaaatatttttaactatcgtcaacaatatttacaaaaatgaagttttaggcattaataaatatattgcacaagtaatatgtaatatatatgtaatatatgcaATTTTGAGGTATTgcttaatttaattctttgaatttaaatactattcaaatattacaaaattatagaaatttaaatgttttcaATAATGTAcaattgtttcaaatttaaagatatgttctatatctaaaatatgaaactgatttcaataattttataattattatcatctgtcaatatcttttaaattatactgTAAATTGCTATCttattttctaacaaaaataTGTTGAATGCCTGTTTTTACAAATAAGCTATATGTTACTTGCACATGTTTCACTACACGTTTCATTACAAGTTAACGTTTAAACATCATGCACGTTTCTTTGATTGTATATTGCAGATGAAATTGTAGGCCATTGTTCACTCATATCACTCACTGTTCTATGTCCCATTTgatctatacattttttagcTTCCACTACAGCATTTTGTAAATGACCAATAGTTTGAACTTGAAGCTCGTTCTAaaaacgaatatatttttatatcaactAACAGAGGAAGTTTTTATATAAACTAGAGTAAaaccaataaataaaaatagaaattttttctataataattattaataatataaaattaatacagaCCTgttctaataattcttttttttccttttcatattgagaaattatttgatCTTGATTATCAATCTAGAAATGTGTATATTACATactgtattaaaattttgatatttatagtTAACATAcctttaataataaatcttgaTAGTTTCTTTCTAATAATcacattttcaataaaataattcatgcCAATAATGTATGTGTATATCAATTTTGCATCATAAATTTAGTATAAGTGATGTATAAAGTTACTTAAATTTATCCAAACAAAAAACTTAAGTAATATAACTTAAGaattaaatagataatttcaatatacttttggtattaaattctaatctaaatattaatttttgataattataaacattataaCTCTTCCtataatttatgtatgttATACATACAGTTAGTCTACAGTcattcttattaaatattacaaatgattcttttttaagatgtttttgaatattaacataccttttcttgaaattttttgtGAAGTTCTTTTAATTCAGCTTGTGTCATTACAATAGAATCCTTTtggattttaataatttcatccatattttctatctgtaaatataatagtatttagatgctgttaataattttgtccAAATGAGAAAGTGAAATAATAGTTACAAGCTTATCTTTAGAATACAATGTATTTTTGAGTTCTTCAATTTCTTGGGTACAATTATCTAGTTCATTTTCATACTTCTGTAATTTTTCTAGTAAATTCATTAATGACTTTGCAGAAGAACAGCTATTAGATGAATCTTCACAAATCTAGAAAAGATATTAttccaaaataaacaataataaaaatttttatgtgtaTTATAATGTGTAACTTTTACACAGGaggtaatgaaaataatgaaatttaatcaaacCAATTTTTTGAATTCTGCTTTAAGTTCTTGAAGGCCAgtttttgttgattttataGTGTTTTgcagttttttaaataactgaGGTGCAGTctacaaatataaatctacctattactattactttaATGACTTATTttgtatgaataattaataacactTACCATTGTGTCATATCtgaactgataacaaccatacCGTAACAAAGTTTCTTCCATGCTATGTTCATTAtgcttttataaaatgtaaaaaagaattaaaaaaattttttttaatgatgtaaataaaaaagatataaatataataatcagaCTTTTGTAAGAAATTTCAACTTAcagaagaatttaataattctttagatctttttaattcaatttcgcTATCATTCAATTGTCGCTGAAGAGtacattcaatttctttttgaaatttaagctAAAATTCAaacacatataaaataattttatctaataatattttaatactctatattaaataattgtctatatatatttacggtattttctaattctataatctttttctttaatttcatattatctaTGGAGTGAGATCGTCTATAACTATCTGCTTTTGCTTGTGTTATATGCAGTTCCTCTTCTATTGATTGaatgttatttcttaaaaaattgttcgctTCTTCATTGCACTTTGCCTGCAGAAGTCAAATTTGATAATAGGTATAAAAATCTACCACCATTTATTACAACAACAATCAGTACGTTACTGTTATCATACTGTATTACAGAAGataattgaatattacatACCTcatgttgtaatattttaacttgGTCTTGTAAGTCAGTTACTCTACATTTCCATGAACACGTTTTCTTATCACATTCAGGGTGGAGTGATgactgtaaaatatttattacaaataagtaaatttatttataatatgatataattaaaataatttgtaagtTTCTCACTTGTGACaacttatattttaattcgtcATATTCTTTCCTTAATTTATATACAGCTTGTTTAGTTTGCAGTATCTcgtttaaaatctaaaataatataatatttttatattaaagtgATCACAGAGAGATTTGGGAATAAATAACATGAAATGATTAAatgacataaaatattacttgtgTATATAATTGAGCCtccataatattataatcagatacctattacataattggaacaaaattaagtgaaattttaccttaattataatataaataataatgtaatataaaaatgagaaatacaTACATGTTCTTTTGGAGAAAAAAATGATTCCAACACGTTTTTCACTTTTAAATGAATCAcatcaatttcttcttctaacttctgtaatttttgttctttttgtgAAAGTGTCAATTCTACTATGTCATGTTCTGTCAACTGCAAAGAATAAAACTCAATTAagtaatgaatttaataaaattgaaattaagaaatagttaagaaatatttatagtagTAAATACACAACTGCTTCATCtattttttcttgtaatttccTTGTAGATGAATCTACTTCACAAAATTGgttcttcattttttcaaaCTCTTTTACTATGCAACATCccttaaataatttgaatattatttatttatttataatattttaacactattttatacaataaagaatttcaaagttttacttgaacttgaaatatttgcagACTAGATGATGTTTGTTCTATTTCTTCAATTACTGAACATAACAGGTCGTAGTTGGATACATTTTCTGCATAACTAGATATATTTTCCTAAAATTTGAATAGAATAATTAACTTAGTTAGCCAGATACTAAACTTAAgtagagaaattaaatttgttctGTACATTGGTCTGCATTTCATTTATATGAATTGATAATTGGGATTGGGacagatttatttcattttttatatcttttaatttattctttcttgAAGCAATTCTATCATTGTGTcttattctttcttctccctataatgaagagaaaaagtttattaattgCAAGGtgataacattaaatataattaaatttaatgattcTTACTTGTAATTGTAATTCATTAATTACTTCTGCTATTATCCCCCGACTTTTTATTAACTGATTTTGTACATTCATAACTTCTTTATTCAAATCAACATACTGTAAAGATCTTGTCATTAATACAAAATCATGCtagtaatatgtaattaacaTACAATAACTTTAACATATAGTTCACCTTTTGATGTCTACATTTAAATGaagaaacaattatatttatttcatctttcatATCTTCCATAGTAAGTTGTGCTTCAACAATGCATGCTCTGAATATGTCCATTAATTTCCGTCGGTTAATGTCCGTGCTTGGctaaaatacattaatttttgttcCTTATGTTAATAACTTACATtacaatttatcataaaacatttattgataaaatttaaatattatttaacataatacTTACTAAGCAATTAAGATCTTCTACATGAAAAAGATGATTATTTTCCATTTGAAGCTAGAGCacaatatagaatataataaatagtataatataatatttaaatatacaaaattatttcttcactatatgaatgatttaaaaaattgtacatactaaagaattaattatttcaattgattcctccttttttaaatatagtttgTCCacatattcaatatttttagctAATTTATACCTTATATTATCCACATTATTTTCACTATCAATCGTTTTGTATTCCTGTTCAATTAGAAATATCAAACAGttcttttgtaaataattattttcgtaaGAAATTTACAAGTATTGTTTATTAGCATAACTATTTTAAAGCAatgttaataacaataaacatttttcaattaaaaatatatgtgctaaataatataaaatttttattgctctacattttattacaattgaaaatatatattatgtgcaAATACTATCGGAATCAATTAAGCTttctgtttttaaaaatactggAATTCCTTATTAAAGTGAATTATTCTTCTTACAATTTCTTCGCGATATTACAGACAactgaaaaatgtttattcatAAGATTTTTACCCAAATatagattataaaaaatgaagttaaATATAtcctttaaaaaaatatccaaaaagataacaataaattcttcgttttatattacttaattAGAAAATGACATATTCTATTCAatatcttgttgaaataaaaatgtgcaTGTGTATGTTACCAACTTTATCTTTTCTGCCGCACAAGTTTTCTACAGTTTTTTCCAATtctatctttaaattaaaaaggtCTTCCTTTTCCTGTTCCATGAATGATTTTACTTTactcaaatataataaaatttgattctaaaaattaaaatctatttaaaacaatatttgacaatattgaaatgtatatttttaaacactaaacattcaatatttatatatattacctGTTGATTTGTAGGATTTCTTGACCTCTTAATATCCTACAAAAAGAGTATGAAGAAAAGTATAAGCAAGAAATATGttaaatgcaaatgaaatattgattattttgatgtaaatgttagaaataaaaggcaatcatattgaaatataatataaaagggACCAactttacatataatatataatatattattaataacttatAAGCTGAATGTTAACATAATGATTTaacatttcaattattatatctattgAAAAACGTACattaattttcagatttttcgaaaatagGAGTATCTTTGTTGTTCAATTGTTACAACtgtttgaaacaattaattgtTTGTGTGTATTAACAGATGGTAGCTTTTTGCTATATTTCAAGATCTTTTTATCAATATCATGAAAACTCTTATacatatcaattttattatattcagtATTTTTatgacaatttattatttttgtttttaaattattgtgttttgttttcattatagatacatcttttattaatttattatgattTAAAATAGTGTTAATGTAAGTTTGCAAAAACGAATCATTATTGTGCTCAGCAGATGTATACATCATTTTTGGTATCATAATTTTCtcacataatttataaaaagattcCATTTCTTGATTGTCAATAGTAACTTTGTCATAACGATTAGAAGTATAAGGAAAGAAGTTAGAATAtagaaactgaaaataaaaaacatcaTTGTTATCCATTTACGAATCCACGAATTACTGTTTATACCTTAGTTCGTCTTAATTTTCTtcgcatttctttaataatgCCTTCTTTAAAATGAATTTGCATGTTTGTAGAACGACATTGCTCTTGTAACATAGTTACTTGTTTTTGCAGAGACGTTActacttcgtttctttctgtcACTTCTGCTGTTAAGACAATTTGCTTCTTTATTGATTCCTAACAGTTGATacaaatagaattataaataaattatcattgaaaaataaaatatacattcgAGCAAATAGCACAAACTTTTTGTAGATTAACCATTTGCTGCTCTATTTCTTGAATTGTCTTGTACTTTTCATTCaactgaatttttaaattatttaaacttatATCGCTATCACGAGTTACTATTATCAAATTAGATTCCGCGTCACGTAAGCGTTCCTGcaagttttttgtttctagatCTTTTTCAATGAATAGCTTTTCCACAATACCAGCCACTAACATAATCTGGATAGCAACAAAAGttttaaagataatttatCACTATATTAATCTAGAGAATCTCatacatttgaaaatatttcatatttcaacaTGATTGCCTTgttattcattatttaatctatgtaattttcaattacttcATTGTAtcagaaatataattacatagaCGTATATGTTCATATATACTTAAAGTTGTGATTCAAAAGTATAAACTTACTTAAGATAATATTAACTTACATCAACAGGTTCTTGATCATTTACTATAAATGAACTAGATGCAATTTGCTCAGTAAATTTGACATGTTTTCTAAGATTGTCACtaagattttgaaattgagAAACACATGCTTTAACGGTATCTTCTTTTGTTTGCAATTTTGTGTTAAGATCTATTAATTTATCCTCTAACTCTTTTTGATATCTAAAAAACAGGGAATTTAGtgttaataacaaatatattaaaaaatattcattatttaaattcatttttcattttcacttacacaatcatttttttttcattttcttgaaGATGTTTGATTTGCAATTTTAAGGACTGCATCTTTTTATGACTTATATCTCcctaatttaaaataaaatcataaagtaaatttcaaactttcattACTCATACATATTAcagtaaatttaaatataagaaaaacaacaatttgtacataattatattacatacccaccatttattttacataaaaattatatggaaTATTTGACAAAGAATTTATCAAAAAGAGTGTAggagattaaaatataaaataaacaacataTACCAATtacatatctatatatatatagcaaaaagtaaaaacttAATTAAAGTGTTGTTGAATGGGTAGGATGTATCATGCAAATACTTCCATCTAATGGATAATCTGATTTATTCATGAAATCATGACTAATTTGTATTCTAAGTTTGAATCTCTTATCAGCatctacatttatatttacctGATCACAGGTACAGCtacaaaagtataaaagaaattatattacttaatttgtttggaatatttaattaacctGGCAGCATACACTTGGAAATCCAACAGATCCCTACCATGTggattcttattttatatggaTTTCCATTTTAGAAGTTCATGTATATACTGCCAGGTTCATGAAACTTAATAGGAACTTACTTAGTGGGGACAGGTATATCACTAGGttgaatttcaaagaattttatgTCATCTAAATTCCAATGATTTTCTTGCACTGCACGTCGTATTAGTTCTAATAATCCTCTGATATCACTTTgaagaaattctattttttgttgcatatatttttcatctttttctaaGATACTTACACGATTTGAAAGTGTATGTATAGtctacaataattattatttgttatataaatttgcattatatatatatcatagtaatctcaaagaaaaattttaatcatacCATTTCTGTATTCATTGACTTTGACATGTTCCCAGAA includes:
- the LOC132906123 gene encoding myosin-7-like, translating into MNPFDSTIESIPEISKIFDEDCNCTAIDKTIGEFCGETETLRIINEFQKLYETRIENVDREVENEFDQVCMKLEISKEWIKNLKEQNVMLVQVVEDLEQAACNRVKLLEQKLKHSSVLVSGNMSKSMNTEMTIHTLSNRVSILEKDEKYMQQKIEFLQSDIRGLLELIRRAVQENHWNLDDIKFFEIQPSDIPVPTNCTCDQGDISHKKMQSLKLQIKHLQENEKKMIVYQKELEDKLIDLNTKLQTKEDTVKACVSQFQNLSDNLRKHVKFTEQIASSSFIVNDQEPVDFVAIQIMLVAGIVEKLFIEKDLETKNLQERLRDAESNLIIVTRDSDISLNNLKIQLNEKYKTIQEIEQQMVNLQKVCAICSNVYFTEVTERNEVVTSLQKQVTMLQEQCRSTNMQIHFKEGIIKEMRRKLRRTKFLYSNFFPYTSNRYDKVTIDNQEMESFYKLCEKIMIPKMMYTSAEHNNDSFLQTYINTILNHNKLIKDDIKRSRNPTNQQNQILLYLSKVKSFMEQEKEDLFNLKIELEKTVENLCGRKDKEYKTIDSENNVDNIRYKLAKNIEYVDKLYLKKEESIEIINSLLQMENNHLFHVEDLNCLPSTDINRRKLMDIFRACIVEAQLTMEDMKDEINIIVSSFKCRHQKYVDLNKEVMNVQNQLIKSRGIIAEVINELQLQGEERIRHNDRIASRKNKLKDIKNEINLSQSQLSIHINEMQTNENISSYAENVSNYDLLCSVIEEIEQTSSSLQIFQVQGCCIVKEFEKMKNQFCEVDSSTRKLQEKIDEALTEHDIVELTLSQKEQKLQKLEEEIDVIHLKVKNVLESFFSPKEHVSDYNIMEAQLYTQILNEILQTKQAVYKLRKEYDELKYKLSQSSLHPECDKKTCSWKCRVTDLQDQVKILQHEAKCNEEANNFLRNNIQSIEEELHITQAKADSYRRSHSIDNMKLKKKIIELENTLKFQKEIECTLQRQLNDSEIELKRSKELLNSSHNEHSMEETLLRYGCYQFRYDTMTAPQLFKKLQNTIKSTKTGLQELKAEFKKLICEDSSNSCSSAKSLMNLLEKLQKYENELDNCTQEIEELKNTLYSKDKLIENMDEIIKIQKDSIVMTQAELKELHKKFQEKIDNQDQIISQYEKEKKELLEQNELQVQTIGHLQNAVVEAKKCIDQMGHRTVSDMKKIEAIRLLTVYAEETQSQYNECFAEAAKQDKLLELQRDAIHNLQQKISGMEYDNSTAISFIHITYYSILKTIQEQLETRVNEIQALKNERDTLIQSKCYLESKYLNTKMLWQEAEGKLLELRKETLKIEHKTKITEDKGCQYKIEVKDKNCTTQDIFDWSDLTYNNTEQCKNLSHEHDLQSEIEILIGENEDMKRQLQKYKLDFDIIDKELKTEKESGTYVQQISFELQKLRDTECCLQYENEQLKSDLKKQTIEIENLLEKLQLSQENNTKFEKLLKKLEDRQIQINDLCSQIVNNEIVIKKQTEIIEELEKKLDIKNKQIKAYLSELNEAEEEMSTLHERIQSLKTMLKEKSDDMAKLQADYEVMKNENSILKMENSNFEDKTKEDICQLKAILKDLQMQLCFAEDNYCRVTKDFNRTQEQLIKITKREADLQECLTNMEMDYCLKLSTMEKEKTILGDCLNKLKDELEEIQRNYSSKNSEHCKLQDICKSYAEQLHILQQQIEGGKEKIKQMEESNHCIVQQLQEYKEENCNLIKEKSIIEQNNCDIISELQETHKSLLELKKECQLKNKSLACISAELTETAISRSELCNQSQYVVSCIRVWMEEQREYVNKLSTKLKSQQQELVQLEFEKRVLVDETRRLKHINHSIIQRLKRIYRHGGRNVRNVCVGCQILPKNIDIHLPTSSKYVSSQKKLNLTRTAQRMSVCSNGSWFPKMKYLVNELRKSNVECSENCFNRMNTDVGAEENHDCGYQSSTSK
- the LOC132906020 gene encoding uncharacterized protein LOC132906020, whose amino-acid sequence is MLQEQCRSTNMQIHFKEGIIKEMRRKLRRTKFLYSNFFPYTSNRYDKVTIDNQEMESFYKLCEKIMIPKMMYTSAEHNNDSFLQTYINTILNHNKLIKDVSIMKTKHNNLKTKIINCHKNTEYNKIDMYKSFHDIDKKILKYSKKLPSVNTHKQLIVSNSCNN